A genomic window from Acinetobacter lwoffii includes:
- the thiM gene encoding hydroxyethylthiazole kinase, giving the protein MTIMTTSTQALQQTLLDQICEAWLKLQQQQPLVHIMTNTVASNYVANIVLAAHASPAMIDNPFEAESFAKTATAISLNLGTPTTEQVQAMQIAAKTAHQLQKPWVLDPVGYGTVLRWRSGVVDQLMHSQPTILRGNASEIGALAGKQIESKGVDSTVDSADVYLQARSLLDHCECIAISGESDYIISKDYPVIQVSGGSALQPRITAMGCALGALIAAYSAVTSPALAALTAHVHFAIAGQLAFERAQQLGSFNVAFLDEIHQLNTETIRKYANFKILPESI; this is encoded by the coding sequence ATGACCATTATGACGACTTCTACGCAAGCACTACAGCAAACGCTTCTGGATCAGATCTGTGAGGCCTGGTTGAAACTTCAGCAACAGCAGCCCCTGGTGCATATCATGACCAATACGGTGGCCAGCAACTATGTCGCCAATATTGTACTGGCTGCGCATGCTTCTCCGGCCATGATCGACAATCCGTTTGAAGCTGAAAGTTTTGCCAAGACTGCTACAGCGATCAGTCTGAATCTGGGTACACCGACGACAGAGCAGGTTCAGGCGATGCAGATTGCTGCGAAAACTGCACATCAATTGCAAAAACCGTGGGTGCTTGATCCGGTCGGTTATGGAACAGTTCTGCGCTGGCGTTCTGGCGTCGTAGATCAGTTGATGCATTCCCAGCCTACGATTTTACGAGGCAATGCTTCTGAAATTGGTGCTTTGGCTGGCAAGCAGATCGAGTCCAAGGGTGTAGACAGCACAGTAGACAGTGCGGATGTTTATTTACAGGCGCGAAGTTTGCTGGATCATTGTGAATGTATCGCAATCTCCGGTGAATCTGATTACATTATTTCGAAAGACTATCCTGTGATACAGGTGTCAGGCGGTTCTGCTTTACAGCCCCGAATCACGGCGATGGGATGTGCACTCGGTGCACTGATCGCTGCCTATAGTGCAGTAACGTCTCCAGCCCTTGCTGCATTAACGGCACATGTACATTTTGCAATTGCCGGTCAATTGGCATTTGAACGCGCACAACAGTTAGGCAGTTTTAATGTCGCCTTTCTGGATGAAATCCACCAACTCAATACTGAAACAATCCGAAAATACGCCAACTTTAAAATTCTGCCAGAATCCATTTAG
- a CDS encoding universal stress protein, with protein sequence MAYQHILVPVDGSEISFSAVRHATKIAKAFGSQLSLISLIAEDPFTEADFYYSSSIMKEYFIEAHANAKKALKEATAIAAGEGIEAQSRIVTGLVNAEHIAETAGEVKADLIVMGSHGRKGFQKMILGSFAQDVLGASEIPVLIVKK encoded by the coding sequence ATGGCTTATCAACATATTTTAGTCCCAGTGGACGGTTCAGAAATTTCCTTTTCTGCAGTACGACATGCTACCAAAATTGCCAAGGCATTCGGTAGTCAGCTTTCCCTGATCAGCCTGATCGCAGAAGATCCTTTTACCGAGGCTGATTTCTATTACAGCTCCTCCATCATGAAGGAATATTTTATCGAGGCACATGCCAATGCCAAAAAGGCCTTGAAAGAAGCCACTGCCATCGCAGCCGGTGAAGGTATTGAAGCGCAATCCCGCATTGTCACAGGTTTAGTCAATGCAGAACATATTGCTGAAACCGCGGGTGAGGTGAAAGCCGACCTGATCGTCATGGGTTCTCATGGCCGTAAAGGCTTCCAGAAAATGATTCTGGGCAGCTTTGCACAAGATGTATTGGGTGCGAGTGAAATTCCCGTACTGATCGTGAAAAAATAA
- the pepN gene encoding aminopeptidase N, with protein sequence MNIAANPVIEADQTIYLKDYQKPSFIVDSIDLNIQVYSDHSLVSSKLEMQRQTAGDLVLLGRDLELQSIKLNGQTLNASDYHLDAEQLVIANAPDQVLLEIVVKIHPESNTMLEGLYQASSDLFVTQNEPEGFRKITFYPDRPDVLSVFTTRVEADKKYPVLLANGNLLETGEVDANRHYAIWQDPTKKPSYLFACVIGDLAVMKDSYVTSEGRNVALEIYAEEKDIPKCKIAMEALKHSMRWDEEHYGLPYDLDNYMIVATSAFNMGAMENKGLNIFNTSCVLADEEYTTDAAIMRVQSVIAHEYFHNWTGNRITCRDWFQLCLKEGLTVFRDQSFSEDLQSAAVQRIDDVAVLKAHQFPEDSGPLSHPPRPDHFVEINNFYTATVYEKGAEINRMMATLLGKEKFRQGTDEYFRRHDGQAVTVEDWVAALTAGSGVDLSNFLTWYNQPGTPKLQVKAEYDVETQIYRLHFKQSLKPHAKYPNLKAVPIPVALALFDAESGEQLTLNSEALFGNGVKDGVYLFDQDEATIEFSGVTAKPVVSLLRNFSAPVNLDFDYSEKELAFLLQYETNGFNQWQATQTLLERILLDDQPAEIYIEAMLNTLPDVIEKDPLLASRLFDVPSEGYLGSRIDQDYNPVMIQEKREALLHTLARAFGETAKETYLNLDPDLQSEFSQAMGVRALRNIMLTMMARQGDAFAFDLAYEQYHTGNMSERLGALKVLVWNDAPQAEEALADFYSRFEDEALSLDQWFMVQAAHPKATDATIAYLTQHPDYDLAVPNRIRAVSGGLNANPVNTWSFGVQHFIGLAKYLDEKNPIVGSRLLQVLSRWYTLAEPQRSEVKAQLETLKPLVKSKNVSETLNSMLSV encoded by the coding sequence ATGAATATTGCGGCAAACCCGGTGATCGAAGCGGATCAAACCATTTATTTAAAAGACTATCAAAAACCTTCCTTTATTGTTGATTCCATCGACCTGAATATTCAAGTCTATAGTGACCACAGTCTGGTCAGCAGCAAGCTGGAGATGCAGCGCCAAACTGCTGGCGATCTGGTTCTGCTTGGCCGCGATCTAGAGCTGCAATCGATTAAGTTAAATGGTCAAACTCTGAATGCCAGTGACTACCACTTGGATGCTGAACAGCTGGTCATTGCCAATGCACCTGATCAAGTGTTGCTTGAAATTGTGGTTAAAATCCACCCTGAAAGTAATACGATGCTGGAAGGTTTATATCAGGCCAGTTCAGATCTGTTTGTGACCCAAAATGAACCAGAAGGGTTCCGTAAAATTACTTTCTATCCAGACCGTCCAGATGTGTTGTCGGTCTTTACGACGCGTGTCGAAGCAGATAAGAAATATCCGGTTTTGCTTGCAAATGGTAACCTGCTGGAAACAGGTGAAGTCGATGCCAATCGTCATTATGCCATCTGGCAGGATCCGACCAAGAAACCGAGCTATTTGTTCGCCTGTGTCATTGGTGATTTGGCAGTGATGAAAGATTCTTATGTCACATCGGAAGGCCGCAATGTAGCTCTGGAAATCTATGCAGAAGAAAAAGATATTCCAAAATGCAAAATCGCCATGGAAGCGCTCAAACATTCCATGCGCTGGGATGAGGAGCATTATGGTCTGCCTTATGATCTGGATAACTACATGATCGTGGCGACCAGTGCATTCAACATGGGTGCCATGGAAAATAAAGGTCTGAATATCTTCAATACTTCATGCGTGCTGGCCGATGAAGAGTACACCACTGATGCCGCAATCATGCGAGTGCAGTCAGTCATTGCACATGAATATTTCCATAACTGGACTGGTAACCGGATTACCTGTCGTGACTGGTTCCAGTTATGTTTGAAAGAAGGCTTGACTGTATTCCGTGACCAGTCTTTCTCGGAAGATTTACAGTCGGCTGCGGTACAACGTATTGATGATGTAGCAGTTCTCAAAGCGCATCAGTTCCCGGAAGATTCAGGGCCGCTGTCGCATCCACCGCGTCCGGATCATTTTGTAGAAATTAACAACTTCTATACTGCCACTGTTTATGAAAAAGGTGCGGAAATTAACCGCATGATGGCGACCTTGCTTGGCAAGGAAAAATTCCGTCAGGGAACCGATGAATATTTCCGCCGTCATGATGGTCAGGCGGTAACAGTTGAGGATTGGGTGGCCGCGCTTACAGCAGGTTCAGGTGTGGATCTTTCAAACTTCCTGACCTGGTACAACCAGCCAGGTACGCCTAAATTGCAAGTAAAAGCTGAGTACGATGTTGAGACCCAAATCTATCGTCTTCACTTCAAGCAAAGCCTGAAACCGCATGCCAAATACCCGAATCTGAAAGCAGTTCCAATTCCAGTGGCTTTGGCATTGTTTGATGCTGAAAGCGGTGAGCAGCTAACGCTGAACTCTGAGGCACTCTTTGGAAATGGCGTCAAAGATGGCGTGTATCTGTTTGATCAGGATGAAGCCACGATCGAATTTAGCGGTGTGACAGCAAAACCGGTGGTGTCCTTGCTGCGTAATTTCTCTGCACCGGTGAATCTGGACTTTGACTATTCAGAAAAAGAACTGGCTTTCCTGTTGCAATACGAGACCAATGGTTTTAACCAGTGGCAAGCAACTCAGACCTTACTCGAGCGTATCTTGCTGGATGACCAGCCTGCAGAAATTTATATCGAGGCTATGCTCAATACCTTGCCGGATGTGATTGAGAAAGATCCGCTGTTGGCATCACGTCTGTTTGATGTACCGTCGGAAGGTTATTTAGGTAGCCGTATTGATCAGGATTATAATCCGGTCATGATTCAGGAAAAGCGTGAGGCTTTGCTGCATACCTTGGCACGTGCTTTTGGAGAAACAGCGAAAGAAACTTATCTTAATCTGGATCCTGATCTGCAATCTGAATTCTCACAAGCGATGGGTGTGCGTGCTTTAAGAAATATTATGCTGACGATGATGGCTCGTCAGGGAGATGCATTTGCCTTTGATTTAGCCTATGAGCAATATCACACAGGCAATATGTCTGAACGTTTGGGTGCGCTGAAAGTCTTGGTCTGGAATGATGCACCACAAGCAGAAGAAGCTTTGGCAGATTTCTATAGCCGCTTTGAAGATGAAGCCTTGTCTTTAGACCAATGGTTTATGGTTCAGGCAGCACATCCAAAAGCAACGGATGCAACGATTGCGTATCTGACCCAGCATCCGGATTATGATCTGGCTGTGCCTAACCGTATCCGTGCAGTGAGCGGGGGGCTGAATGCTAATCCGGTCAATACCTGGAGCTTTGGCGTGCAGCATTTTATTGGACTGGCAAAATATCTGGACGAGAAAAATCCGATTGTAGGCTCACGTTTGCTACAGGTATTGTCACGCTGGTATACCTTGGCAGAACCGCAACGCAGTGAAGTGAAAGCACAGCTTGAAACCTTAAAGCCACTGGTTAAATCTAAAAATGTGTCTGAGACACTCAATAGTATGCTCAGCGTATAA
- a CDS encoding universal stress protein, protein MNNYDHLLVALDESSISYAAADHALELAKVFHSHVTLLSVIAVDPFKGVDFYKVAPAVTDYFMHAEQNALDRLNELKLNFVRDGIQVTTKILHGMAPSEGIMQAANESPTDMIIMGSHGRKGLQKLMLGSVAQNVLALSSIPVLIVRQ, encoded by the coding sequence ATGAATAACTATGATCATCTTCTCGTAGCACTCGATGAGTCCTCGATTTCCTATGCTGCCGCAGATCATGCCCTGGAACTGGCCAAAGTATTTCATAGCCATGTCACTTTACTCAGTGTGATTGCGGTGGATCCCTTTAAGGGCGTAGATTTTTACAAAGTTGCTCCTGCAGTCACAGACTATTTTATGCATGCAGAACAAAATGCGCTGGATCGTTTAAATGAACTGAAACTGAACTTTGTTCGTGATGGCATCCAGGTGACGACAAAAATCCTGCATGGCATGGCACCGTCAGAAGGCATTATGCAGGCTGCAAATGAATCCCCGACCGATATGATCATTATGGGTTCACATGGTCGTAAGGGTCTGCAAAAACTCATGCTGGGCAGTGTCGCTCAGAATGTTCTGGCACTTTCCTCTATTCCAGTCCTCATCGTCAGACAATAA